One Candidatus Thioglobus autotrophicus genomic window, TTGGGTTTTTTTAATAAAAGGGCGGGCAAATAATAAGAAAGTGACCATGGCTGAAACAGGATTTCCTGGTAGGCCGATAAAGGCTGATTGGCCAATTTGGCCAAAGGCTAAAGGCTTGCCCGGCTTCATTTTAATACGCCAAAGATTTAGCTGTCCTAGCTGTTCTACTGCAGGCTTAACGTGATCTTCTTCGCCAACAGAGACACCGCCTGTGGTAATGATTAAGTCGCATTGATTTTGGAGTGAGTTTAGAGCACTGATAGTATCATCTAGTGTATCTTTGATATGTTGAAGGTTGATAATGTCACAGCCTAAATTATTCAGCATGGCGACTAAAGCATATCGGTTTGAATCATAGATTTGTCCTGGACGAAGCTCATCCCCAGGCTTGACAAGCTCATCCCCAGTGAAAAAAATACCCACCTTAATTTTTTTAAATACTGCTAACGTACTAATGCCTACAGAGGCTGCTAGCGCAATATCTTGAGCTTTAAGTGTTATGCCTTTTGCTAGAATTGTGTCGCCTGATTGAATGTCATTGCCCATAGGGCGAATGTTTTCATTTAATGATAAAGGGCGCCAGGTTTCAATACTATTACCTTCTTCAGAGACTTCACACTCTTCTTGCATGATGACAGTATTCGCCCCTTGGGGAATAGGTGCACCGGTAAATATTCGCG contains:
- the glp gene encoding gephyrin-like molybdotransferase Glp, which translates into the protein MSDQNTECGCDEIPQPLLSTDQALATLTNAAKVISTTESLELDEALGRVLSADIQSNINVPGFDNSAMDGYAIHLQEEQINKPGALSFTITGRIPAGMTGAELQPGCAARIFTGAPIPQGANTVIMQEECEVSEEGNSIETWRPLSLNENIRPMGNDIQSGDTILAKGITLKAQDIALAASVGISTLAVFKKIKVGIFFTGDELVKPGDELRPGQIYDSNRYALVAMLNNLGCDIINLQHIKDTLDDTISALNSLQNQCDLIITTGGVSVGEEDHVKPAVEQLGQLNLWRIKMKPGKPLAFGQIGQSAFIGLPGNPVSAMVTFLLFARPFIKKTQGCANYLNTHFKVAVDFDWHRPKPRREFVRVKLDQSTLPATVNQYPKQGSDVLSSMVWADGFAEIPEDTVLKSGELVNFYPLNTMML